The following are encoded together in the Streptomyces sp. NBC_01465 genome:
- a CDS encoding phosphatase PAP2 family protein produces MVLRATAQRLRDRRRREADRKFGVHLLGSAAVAAVAAVPFGLLLVLVEGHWQPLRRLDAGAARRLNETALEHPAWTDTLRLLSDRVWDPVNLRAVVALLTVWLLYRRAWRLAAWSAVTAVTGGLVGLLVKTVVERTRPSLEDPVAHAPGFSFPSGHAMTATTSFAVLLLVLLPLVPRGLRALCWCAAVVSVLGVGFTRIALGVHWFSDVVGGWLLGLAVVALTTWAFEIWRTDAGRGRARLRQGLEPELTGAHPEPGPSGREQ; encoded by the coding sequence ATGGTGCTCCGTGCCACGGCCCAGCGGCTTCGCGACCGTCGCCGCCGGGAAGCCGACCGTAAATTCGGTGTCCATCTGCTCGGCTCGGCCGCCGTCGCCGCCGTCGCCGCCGTTCCTTTCGGCTTGCTGCTCGTCCTGGTCGAAGGTCACTGGCAGCCGCTGCGCCGACTCGACGCGGGCGCGGCACGGCGGTTGAACGAGACCGCCCTCGAACACCCGGCGTGGACGGATACCCTGCGCCTTCTGTCCGACCGGGTGTGGGACCCGGTCAACCTGCGAGCGGTCGTCGCGCTGCTGACCGTGTGGCTGCTGTACCGGCGGGCCTGGCGGCTCGCCGCCTGGTCCGCTGTGACGGCCGTGACCGGCGGGCTCGTCGGGCTGCTGGTCAAGACGGTGGTCGAGCGGACCAGACCGTCGCTGGAGGACCCTGTCGCGCACGCACCGGGCTTCTCCTTCCCTTCCGGGCACGCGATGACCGCGACCACCTCGTTCGCCGTCCTGCTGCTGGTTCTGCTGCCCCTGGTGCCGCGCGGCCTGCGGGCGCTCTGCTGGTGCGCCGCGGTCGTGTCCGTACTCGGTGTCGGGTTCACCCGGATCGCGCTCGGCGTGCACTGGTTCAGCGATGTCGTGGGCGGATGGCTCCTGGGCCTCGCCGTCGTCGCCCTGACCACCTGGGCCTTCGAGATCTGGCGCACCGACGCGGGCCGCGGGCGCGCCAGGTTGCGGCAGGGGCTGGAGCCCGAACTCACCGGCGCCCACCCCGAACCGGGCCCCTCCGGCCGGGAACAGTAG
- a CDS encoding YihY/virulence factor BrkB family protein, with amino-acid sequence MGTATKVPETHSMAGDELSADEALTSLRRYGRWPLLRDSFIRFRYADGFSHSRALALQTVLAVIPLAIAFVGLSTALHSENIGRFAELTIHRIAQGPSSDVVDDALARSRRTAGDGAQLALWFGLAFSLVNVTTAMCQIERGANRIYGNERDRPFHQKYLRGLVMSLSAGIPLGLGFIVMVAGGDVAAAAVTVYHLDGDARTVCEILRWPFGLLLALMSASAIFRRSPRRQQPGYTWLAFGAAVYLVLWTALTWLLSLYLGISGSFDTVYGPLSAFMSLLLWAYLTSIALFLGLSFAAQLEAARALRPGPITDDPGV; translated from the coding sequence ATGGGTACCGCAACCAAGGTCCCCGAGACCCACAGCATGGCCGGCGACGAACTCTCGGCCGACGAAGCACTGACATCGCTGCGCCGCTACGGCCGCTGGCCACTGCTCCGCGACTCGTTCATCCGGTTCCGCTACGCCGACGGCTTCAGCCACTCCCGCGCGCTCGCCCTCCAGACGGTGCTGGCGGTGATCCCGCTGGCGATCGCCTTCGTCGGGCTCTCCACGGCGCTGCACTCCGAGAACATCGGCAGATTCGCCGAACTGACCATCCACCGGATCGCCCAGGGGCCCAGTTCGGACGTCGTCGACGACGCACTGGCCCGAAGCCGCCGCACGGCGGGCGACGGGGCCCAGCTCGCCCTCTGGTTCGGCCTCGCCTTCTCCCTGGTGAACGTCACCACCGCGATGTGCCAGATCGAACGCGGCGCCAACCGGATCTACGGCAACGAACGGGACCGCCCCTTCCACCAGAAGTACCTGCGCGGGCTCGTCATGTCCCTCAGCGCCGGAATCCCGCTCGGCCTCGGGTTCATCGTCATGGTCGCCGGCGGCGACGTGGCCGCTGCGGCGGTGACGGTGTATCACCTCGACGGCGACGCCAGGACGGTGTGCGAGATCCTGCGCTGGCCCTTCGGCCTGCTGCTCGCCCTCATGTCGGCCAGCGCGATCTTCCGCCGCTCCCCCAGGCGCCAACAGCCCGGCTACACCTGGCTGGCCTTCGGCGCCGCCGTATACCTCGTACTGTGGACGGCCCTGACCTGGCTGTTGAGCCTGTACTTGGGCATCAGCGGCTCCTTCGACACGGTCTACGGCCCGCTCAGCGCCTTCATGTCGCTGCTCCTCTGGGCCTACCTCACCTCGATCGCCCTCTTCCTGGGACTGTCCTTCGCCGCCCAGCTGGAGGCCGCGCGAGCACTGCGTCCCGGTCCGATCACAGACGACCCGGGGGTCTGA
- a CDS encoding diacylglycerol kinase family protein, whose product MPTAVPEKDAGTRGDGPGGPNRSRHMSVLPPGTGKTAARIGALTVCQAALVVGFGLLITGPARNLWPLTAEDNVNEGLVRIRTAPLNALSYVGSEAGNTLTVVAITLLSCLALLLVPRLPMWRQAIFLAVAVSLQALVFLIVTESVDRTRPDVHRLDDSPPTSSYTSGHTGAATALYAGLAVLVLSRVRRPWRWPLAALLFLVPLAVGTARLYRGMHHPTDVIGGTANGALSLLIVGRALFTDRSVAAVPSPRPGTEHATARTVERESGGTAVIFNPTVTDEAACENLRGILEEHGHRAPVFIETTADDPGTGQTAGALRDGASLVVVCGGDGTVRAAADALAGSGVPLAVVPCGTGNLLARNLGLPLTPADALHAALSGAPHRLDLGRIEGDGLSPTHFAVMSGAGLDAAMLENTGDRMKSAVGWPAYALSTLTTLRTPRMRLTVRLDGAAVLRRTARMVLVANVGTVQGGLTLLPAAEPDDGLLDLLILDPRGPGGWMRALGVLMRRRGRNTRPTTVDTHAPGGSGTKGIPVEFRTFRRAELTFSAPQSRELDGDPVSHGRRLTAEVRPGALTILLPAREK is encoded by the coding sequence ATGCCGACCGCAGTTCCGGAGAAGGACGCAGGAACGAGGGGAGACGGACCCGGTGGACCGAACCGGTCCCGGCACATGTCCGTCCTGCCCCCCGGCACCGGCAAGACCGCCGCACGCATCGGCGCACTGACCGTCTGTCAGGCCGCCCTGGTGGTGGGATTCGGTCTCCTGATCACCGGCCCCGCACGCAATCTGTGGCCGCTGACCGCCGAGGACAACGTCAACGAGGGCCTCGTACGGATCCGCACTGCCCCACTCAACGCCTTGTCGTACGTCGGCTCGGAGGCAGGCAACACCCTCACGGTGGTCGCCATCACGCTGCTGAGCTGCCTGGCCCTGCTGCTCGTTCCCCGGCTGCCGATGTGGCGCCAGGCGATCTTCCTCGCCGTCGCCGTCTCCCTGCAGGCACTGGTGTTCCTGATCGTCACGGAGTCGGTGGACCGCACCCGCCCGGACGTGCACCGCCTCGACGACTCCCCGCCCACGTCCAGCTACACCTCCGGCCACACCGGCGCTGCCACCGCTCTCTACGCCGGGCTCGCCGTGCTCGTACTCTCCCGGGTCCGCAGGCCCTGGCGGTGGCCGCTGGCCGCGCTGCTGTTCCTCGTACCCCTGGCCGTCGGCACCGCCCGCCTCTACCGGGGTATGCACCACCCCACGGACGTGATCGGCGGCACGGCCAACGGCGCCCTTTCCCTGCTGATCGTCGGCCGCGCCCTGTTCACCGACAGGTCCGTGGCCGCCGTCCCCTCGCCCAGGCCCGGGACCGAACACGCGACGGCCCGGACCGTGGAGCGCGAGTCCGGCGGCACTGCCGTGATCTTCAATCCGACGGTGACCGACGAAGCGGCCTGCGAGAATCTACGGGGCATCCTCGAAGAACACGGCCACCGTGCACCGGTGTTCATCGAGACCACCGCCGACGACCCCGGCACCGGCCAGACGGCCGGCGCGCTCCGTGACGGTGCGTCCCTGGTCGTGGTGTGCGGCGGCGACGGAACGGTCAGGGCAGCCGCGGACGCCCTGGCAGGCAGTGGCGTACCGCTCGCCGTGGTGCCCTGCGGCACCGGCAATCTGCTGGCCCGCAATCTGGGCCTCCCGCTCACCCCCGCCGACGCGCTGCATGCCGCACTGTCCGGCGCCCCGCACCGTCTCGACCTCGGCCGCATCGAGGGCGACGGCCTCTCCCCCACCCACTTCGCCGTGATGTCAGGGGCCGGGCTCGATGCCGCGATGCTGGAGAACACCGGCGACCGCATGAAGTCCGCCGTCGGCTGGCCCGCCTACGCGCTCTCCACCCTCACCACGCTGCGCACGCCCCGGATGCGGCTGACGGTCCGGCTCGACGGCGCGGCCGTCCTGCGCCGCACGGCCCGCATGGTGCTCGTCGCCAACGTCGGTACCGTACAAGGCGGTCTCACGCTCCTCCCGGCGGCCGAGCCCGACGACGGACTCCTCGACCTGCTGATCCTCGACCCGCGCGGCCCCGGCGGCTGGATGCGCGCCCTCGGAGTCCTGATGCGCCGCCGCGGACGGAACACGCGCCCCACAACCGTGGACACGCACGCGCCCGGGGGCAGCGGAACCAAGGGCATTCCCGTCGAGTTCCGCACCTTCCGGCGGGCCGAACTCACCTTCTCCGCACCGCAGTCCCGTGAACTCGACGGGGATCCCGTGTCCCACGGCCGGCGTCTGACCGCCGAGGTCAGGCCCGGCGCCCTCACCATCCTGCTGCCCGCCCGGGAGAAGTGA
- a CDS encoding galactose-binding domain-containing protein, whose amino-acid sequence MSVSRRRFLAASASGSAAAGLAALGLAAGAGRASAASGPGDVVGKVTVGYQGWFACIGDGAPINTWWHYSANGGLPPSPSNTTIVAWPDVRDYTRTYHSAYANLGNGQPANLFSSYDQQTVDTHFLWMQQNGIDTAALQRFNPNGSEGPTRDAMATKVRSAAESHGRKFYVMYDVSDWTNMRSEIKTDWTDRMKAHTVSSAYARQNDKPVVCIWGFGFADNQRPFDAASCLEVVNWFRSQGCYVIGGVPTWWRTGDRDSRPGFSDVYHAFDMISPWMVGRIGNVADADNFYNVATVPDLAECSARGIDYQPCVLPGAVTLRQRAHGDFMWRQFYNMVRAGVQGIYISMFDEYNEGNQIAKTAESQAFVPVGSGLLALDEDGTACSSDYYLRLTGDGGRMLKGQLALTATRPTAPMVGVGDTVPPTAPGGLQVIGHSATSISLAWTASTDNSGVSGYRIMRITGSTSTQVGSTAGNVTTAIVSGLTPSTAYTLYVQALDAAGNVSPQSNQVGVTTDTETQPGTNLALGKTISESSHTQIYGSSNAVDGNPNTYWESSNNAFPQWLQVDLGLATTVRRLVLKLPPATAWGTRTQTLSVQAGPTTPPTAQLSSLNCTFNPATGNTVTVSLPSAVTARYVRLSFEANTGWPAGQLSELEVYSA is encoded by the coding sequence ATGAGTGTGTCTCGTCGTAGGTTCCTTGCTGCGTCCGCAAGCGGCTCCGCCGCAGCGGGCCTGGCCGCACTGGGACTGGCCGCCGGCGCCGGTCGGGCGTCGGCCGCGAGTGGGCCGGGTGACGTGGTCGGCAAGGTCACGGTCGGCTATCAGGGCTGGTTCGCCTGCATCGGCGACGGTGCCCCGATCAACACGTGGTGGCACTACTCCGCGAACGGCGGCCTTCCTCCGTCGCCGTCCAACACCACCATCGTCGCCTGGCCCGACGTACGGGACTACACCCGCACCTACCACAGCGCCTACGCGAACCTGGGCAACGGCCAGCCCGCGAACCTCTTCTCCTCCTACGACCAGCAGACCGTGGACACCCACTTCCTGTGGATGCAGCAGAACGGCATCGACACCGCCGCTCTCCAGCGCTTCAACCCCAACGGCAGTGAAGGTCCGACCCGCGACGCCATGGCCACCAAGGTGCGCAGCGCCGCGGAGTCCCACGGCCGGAAGTTCTACGTCATGTACGACGTCTCCGACTGGACGAACATGCGGTCCGAGATCAAGACCGACTGGACCGACAGGATGAAGGCGCACACCGTGTCTTCGGCGTACGCGAGACAGAACGACAAGCCCGTCGTCTGCATCTGGGGTTTCGGGTTCGCGGACAATCAGCGGCCGTTCGACGCGGCGTCCTGCCTGGAGGTCGTCAACTGGTTCCGCTCCCAGGGGTGTTACGTCATCGGCGGCGTGCCCACATGGTGGCGGACCGGCGACCGGGACTCCCGTCCGGGTTTCAGCGACGTCTACCACGCGTTCGACATGATCTCGCCGTGGATGGTGGGCCGCATCGGCAATGTCGCGGACGCCGACAACTTCTACAACGTGGCGACCGTCCCCGATCTCGCCGAATGCTCCGCCCGCGGCATCGACTACCAGCCGTGCGTACTGCCCGGCGCGGTCACTCTCCGCCAGCGCGCACACGGCGACTTCATGTGGCGGCAGTTCTACAACATGGTGCGCGCCGGGGTGCAGGGCATCTACATCTCGATGTTCGACGAGTACAACGAGGGGAATCAGATCGCCAAGACCGCGGAGTCCCAGGCGTTCGTGCCCGTCGGCTCCGGTCTCCTGGCCCTCGACGAAGACGGCACTGCCTGCTCCTCCGACTACTACCTGCGGCTGACGGGCGACGGCGGCAGGATGCTCAAGGGGCAGCTCGCACTGACGGCAACGCGCCCCACCGCGCCCATGGTCGGCGTCGGGGACACCGTCCCACCGACCGCACCCGGCGGGCTGCAGGTCATCGGGCACAGCGCCACCAGCATCTCGTTGGCCTGGACTGCCTCGACCGACAACAGCGGGGTCTCCGGCTACCGGATCATGCGGATCACCGGCTCGACCAGCACCCAAGTGGGCAGCACCGCGGGCAACGTCACCACCGCCATCGTCAGCGGCCTCACCCCGTCCACCGCGTACACACTCTACGTCCAGGCCCTCGACGCGGCCGGCAACGTCTCCCCGCAGTCCAACCAGGTCGGCGTCACGACCGACACGGAGACACAGCCGGGCACCAACCTCGCCCTGGGCAAGACCATTTCGGAGAGCAGTCACACCCAGATCTACGGCTCGTCCAACGCGGTGGACGGCAACCCGAACACCTACTGGGAGAGCAGCAACAACGCCTTCCCGCAGTGGCTCCAGGTCGACCTCGGCCTCGCCACCACCGTCAGACGACTGGTGCTGAAGCTGCCGCCGGCCACCGCATGGGGCACTCGTACCCAGACCCTCTCGGTGCAGGCCGGACCCACCACCCCGCCCACCGCACAACTCTCCTCGCTCAACTGCACGTTCAACCCTGCGACCGGCAACACCGTGACGGTCAGCCTGCCTTCGGCGGTCACCGCCCGCTACGTGCGCCTGAGCTTCGAGGCCAACACCGGCTGGCCCGCGGGCCAGCTCTCCGAACTCGAGGTCTACAGCGCCTGA
- a CDS encoding helix-turn-helix transcriptional regulator: MGSVPEPHAGWTFLTNHARVLAAIADDPSTRIRDIAAHCRLTDRAVQRIIADLEESGYLSHTRQGRSNTYQIESGTPLRHPAEAGLTVATLLAVLAQHDEQRGQLRPRSS; encoded by the coding sequence ATGGGCTCCGTACCTGAACCGCATGCTGGATGGACGTTTCTCACCAACCACGCCCGCGTGCTGGCCGCGATCGCCGACGACCCCTCCACGCGCATCCGCGACATCGCCGCGCACTGCCGACTCACCGACCGTGCTGTGCAGAGAATCATCGCCGACCTCGAAGAGTCGGGATATCTCTCCCACACCCGGCAGGGACGCTCCAATACCTACCAGATCGAATCGGGCACCCCTCTGCGCCACCCGGCCGAGGCCGGACTGACCGTGGCGACGCTCCTCGCGGTCCTGGCCCAGCACGACGAGCAACGCGGACAGCTCCGGCCCAGAAGTTCGTGA
- a CDS encoding ANTAR domain-containing protein, which produces MPDHFELAQAPAGGIVNGAARVAVSSSSSPPVEITVRPAGGRRLVVVTGELDIHADHLLYGTLREALDRSQSGVDLDLSKVDFCDCSGLNVLLRVRQRALKQGKTVTVHAASTPVGRLLDTTHTLLLFASPDYVGDTAPAQNTGPDIAPHFAQYQVLPEDAVQDLIAEVIQLRRAMQTRPDIDMARGLLMASFSLSAEDAWSVLVEVSQRTNTKLHQLAKDLLDTISEGPLPVPLQQQLAAAVEAVTHRAA; this is translated from the coding sequence ATGCCGGATCACTTTGAACTTGCGCAGGCCCCCGCCGGGGGCATCGTCAACGGCGCAGCACGCGTTGCTGTGTCGTCGTCCAGCTCACCGCCCGTGGAGATCACGGTCCGCCCTGCCGGTGGCCGTCGGCTGGTAGTGGTCACGGGCGAGCTCGACATCCACGCCGACCACCTGCTGTACGGAACGCTGCGCGAGGCGCTGGATCGCTCTCAGAGCGGCGTCGACCTGGACTTGAGCAAGGTCGACTTCTGCGACTGCTCCGGTCTCAACGTCCTGCTGCGCGTCCGCCAGCGCGCTCTCAAGCAAGGGAAAACGGTCACTGTCCATGCCGCCAGCACCCCTGTGGGCAGGCTGCTGGACACCACGCACACCCTGCTGTTGTTCGCCTCTCCCGACTACGTCGGCGACACCGCCCCCGCCCAGAACACGGGTCCCGACATCGCCCCGCACTTCGCCCAGTACCAGGTCCTGCCCGAGGACGCGGTGCAGGACCTGATCGCCGAAGTGATCCAGTTACGACGGGCGATGCAGACCCGGCCGGACATCGACATGGCCCGCGGCCTGCTCATGGCCTCCTTCAGCCTGAGTGCCGAAGACGCGTGGAGCGTCCTGGTCGAGGTCTCGCAGCGCACCAACACCAAACTCCACCAGCTCGCCAAGGACCTGCTGGACACGATCAGCGAAGGACCCCTGCCGGTGCCGCTCCAGCAACAACTCGCCGCAGCGGTAGAGGCCGTTACCCATCGGGCCGCCTAG
- a CDS encoding DUF4232 domain-containing protein, whose protein sequence is MRVHKLTFTALAVVAGLSLTACQNGDDGTAQSAPSSAATASSSGGSSGTGGSDQGAGKSSGGQDTDAGSASNGNGKVGKCRTDELEITAKERTIGGDTDGTVAVELKNTGGQACAISGYAGVDLKTSAGPLSAKRSGEPVVPGVLKDGETVAFGISYPLNTSGGSGVRVTGLLVTPPNETRTVALDWPGGATLPVTDGSGSPVKVGPIGSAGQGG, encoded by the coding sequence ATGCGCGTCCACAAGCTCACCTTCACCGCCCTGGCCGTTGTCGCGGGTCTCTCGCTCACCGCCTGCCAGAACGGTGATGACGGCACAGCGCAGAGCGCCCCGTCTTCCGCGGCCACCGCGTCTTCCTCGGGGGGCAGTTCGGGTACGGGCGGTTCCGATCAGGGTGCCGGGAAGAGCTCCGGCGGACAGGACACGGACGCCGGGAGCGCCTCGAACGGGAACGGCAAGGTCGGCAAGTGCCGTACCGACGAGCTGGAGATCACGGCGAAGGAGCGCACGATCGGCGGCGACACCGATGGCACGGTTGCGGTGGAGCTGAAGAACACCGGTGGCCAGGCCTGTGCGATCTCCGGGTACGCGGGCGTCGATCTGAAGACCAGTGCGGGACCGCTGTCCGCGAAGCGATCCGGTGAGCCCGTCGTCCCGGGGGTCCTCAAGGACGGTGAGACGGTGGCCTTCGGCATCAGTTACCCGCTGAACACTTCTGGCGGCTCCGGCGTCCGCGTCACCGGTCTGCTGGTGACCCCGCCAAACGAGACGAGGACGGTCGCCCTCGACTGGCCGGGCGGCGCCACGCTGCCCGTCACGGACGGCTCCGGCTCTCCGGTGAAGGTCGGCCCGATCGGCAGCGCCGGCCAGGGCGGCTGA
- a CDS encoding helix-turn-helix domain-containing protein, translated as MEYVGRVPAPPLDRFIDDIYCLTGVPRHRRMNVPPMPSGHLFLHLDGPVRLWDSDLSVPPAVLTEAWFMGVWTRRFLFEYPSYVRLVGVHFKPWGMSPFLGIPAAELRNRWVPVDAVWQRSGDRMRNRVGDVTSAAETLRVLEEELRSRLAQAPARGLDLVQHTGLRLETAHGTVPVGSLAEAAGVSGNHLADMFKQHVGVTPKRMARIYRFARLIVSVDALRPVDWSRLAQAAGYFDHAHFSREFKDFTGHTPTDYLDLRRRFPLPPAGPQDLGPMPSD; from the coding sequence ATGGAATACGTCGGCCGGGTGCCCGCCCCACCGCTCGACCGGTTCATCGACGACATCTACTGCCTGACCGGTGTGCCGCGGCACCGGCGGATGAACGTCCCGCCCATGCCGTCGGGACACTTGTTCCTTCACCTGGACGGGCCCGTCCGGCTATGGGACTCCGACCTCTCGGTGCCGCCCGCCGTACTCACCGAGGCGTGGTTCATGGGCGTGTGGACCAGGCGCTTCCTCTTCGAGTACCCCAGCTACGTGCGGCTGGTAGGGGTGCACTTCAAGCCCTGGGGGATGTCGCCGTTTCTCGGCATTCCGGCGGCGGAACTGCGTAACCGGTGGGTACCGGTCGACGCTGTCTGGCAACGCTCAGGGGACCGGATGCGAAACCGGGTCGGCGACGTCACGTCCGCCGCCGAGACCCTGCGTGTGCTGGAAGAGGAGCTGCGGTCGCGACTCGCCCAGGCCCCGGCGCGCGGTCTCGACCTGGTCCAGCACACGGGCCTGCGTCTGGAGACCGCACACGGCACGGTCCCGGTCGGATCACTGGCCGAGGCCGCCGGAGTGAGTGGCAATCACCTGGCCGACATGTTCAAGCAGCATGTCGGAGTCACCCCCAAGCGGATGGCGCGGATCTACCGCTTCGCGCGGCTGATTGTCTCCGTGGACGCCCTGCGCCCCGTCGACTGGTCGAGACTCGCCCAGGCCGCGGGCTACTTCGACCACGCCCACTTCAGCAGGGAGTTCAAGGACTTCACCGGACACACACCGACGGATTACCTGGACCTGCGACGTAGGTTCCCCCTCCCGCCGGCCGGGCCACAGGACCTCGGCCCGATGCCGTCCGATTGA
- a CDS encoding dihydrofolate reductase family protein, with protein sequence MGKVIMHSVVSVDGFIADDKGEVGPLHDWYFSGDVPIVVGGGEQYDHSGDSSGIKVSRASAEYVRSTWESIGSIVMGRNLFDQVNGWEGKPPAGDHVVVVSHRPKPEGWHPEASCHFVDGATAALDKARELAGERIVAVNAGDAGAQILAAGLVDEVAMDVVPVVFGSGRRYFGGIQGQHLLEDPHVVIQGDRVLHLRFKVRR encoded by the coding sequence ATGGGCAAGGTCATCATGCACAGTGTGGTGTCGGTGGACGGCTTCATCGCCGATGACAAAGGCGAGGTCGGGCCGCTTCACGACTGGTACTTCAGCGGGGACGTCCCGATCGTCGTGGGCGGGGGCGAGCAGTACGACCACTCCGGTGACAGCAGCGGCATCAAGGTCTCGCGCGCGTCGGCGGAGTACGTGCGGTCGACGTGGGAGTCGATCGGTTCGATCGTGATGGGGCGCAACCTGTTCGACCAGGTGAACGGCTGGGAGGGCAAGCCGCCTGCGGGCGACCACGTGGTCGTGGTGTCCCACCGGCCCAAGCCCGAAGGGTGGCACCCCGAGGCGTCCTGTCATTTCGTGGACGGCGCAACGGCTGCGCTCGACAAGGCCCGGGAACTCGCAGGGGAACGGATCGTCGCGGTCAACGCCGGCGATGCGGGCGCCCAGATCCTCGCGGCCGGCCTCGTGGACGAGGTGGCGATGGATGTGGTCCCGGTGGTCTTCGGATCCGGCAGGCGCTACTTCGGCGGCATCCAGGGACAGCACCTGCTGGAGGACCCGCATGTGGTCATCCAGGGAGACAGGGTGCTCCACTTGCGGTTCAAGGTTCGTCGCTAG
- a CDS encoding flavin-containing monooxygenase, with protein MEQQHIDVLVIGAGISGISAAHHVLRDRPDTSLVVLERRARVGGTWDLFRYPGIRSDSDMPTFGFGFRPWRDARILADGAEIRQYVEDAAADGKVLEHVRFGRRAVSADFSHATGRWTVEVEDESTGVRESYSAGYLIGATGYYDYDKPYRPQFPGEADYRGTLVHPQQWPEDLDHTGKRVVVIGSGATAITLLPALADQAASITMLQRSPTYILALPETDPLTFVLQKLRVPARLTHSVVRARNIALQRGSYAFCRKYPRLARKALLGLVRARLGKRVDMRHFSPHYKPWDQRLCIVPGGDLFKVLKSGKASIATDHIDTFTTDGIRLKSGEELKADIVVTATGLSVRLMGGMEVTVDGRPVDVTHRVLYKAVLLEGVPNMSLVIGYTNASWTLKADLAADYTARLLAHMRTHGHDIATPVASDGDRTDFSVMGEALTSGYIARADKVMPRQGARAPWRLWNNYYRDRAMLQNTPIEDSHLRFDTAGPSRAETETAPESTRAA; from the coding sequence ATGGAGCAGCAGCACATCGACGTCCTTGTCATCGGCGCAGGAATATCCGGCATCAGCGCCGCGCACCACGTCCTGCGTGACAGGCCCGACACGTCGCTCGTCGTGCTCGAGCGCCGAGCCCGCGTGGGCGGCACCTGGGACCTCTTCCGCTACCCCGGCATCCGCTCCGACTCCGACATGCCCACCTTCGGATTCGGGTTCCGCCCCTGGCGCGACGCCCGCATCCTCGCCGACGGCGCGGAGATCCGGCAGTACGTCGAGGACGCCGCAGCAGACGGCAAAGTGCTGGAGCACGTCCGCTTCGGCCGCCGGGCCGTCAGTGCCGACTTCTCGCACGCCACCGGCCGTTGGACCGTCGAGGTCGAGGACGAGAGCACCGGCGTGCGCGAGTCGTACAGTGCGGGCTACCTCATCGGCGCAACCGGCTACTACGACTACGACAAGCCCTACCGCCCCCAGTTCCCCGGCGAGGCGGACTACCGGGGCACGCTGGTCCACCCCCAACAATGGCCCGAAGACCTCGACCACACCGGCAAGCGCGTGGTCGTCATCGGTTCCGGCGCCACCGCCATCACCCTGCTGCCCGCGCTGGCCGACCAGGCCGCGAGCATCACCATGCTGCAGCGCTCGCCCACGTACATCCTCGCCCTGCCCGAGACCGACCCGCTCACCTTCGTCCTGCAGAAGCTGCGCGTCCCTGCCCGGCTGACCCACTCCGTCGTCCGTGCCCGCAACATCGCGCTACAGCGCGGGAGTTACGCCTTCTGCCGCAAGTACCCCCGCCTCGCCCGCAAGGCACTGCTCGGTCTCGTACGCGCCCGGCTCGGCAAGCGCGTCGACATGCGCCACTTCAGCCCCCACTACAAGCCGTGGGACCAGCGGCTGTGCATCGTCCCGGGCGGCGACCTCTTCAAGGTGCTCAAGAGCGGCAAGGCATCCATCGCCACCGATCACATCGACACGTTCACCACCGACGGCATCCGCCTGAAGTCCGGCGAGGAGCTGAAGGCCGACATCGTCGTCACCGCGACGGGCCTGAGCGTCCGCCTCATGGGCGGCATGGAAGTCACCGTCGACGGCCGCCCGGTGGACGTCACCCACCGCGTCCTCTACAAGGCAGTTCTGCTCGAGGGCGTGCCCAACATGTCCCTCGTCATCGGCTACACCAACGCCTCCTGGACCCTGAAGGCGGACCTGGCGGCCGACTACACCGCTCGCCTGCTCGCGCACATGCGGACCCACGGACACGACATCGCCACCCCGGTGGCCTCCGACGGCGACCGTACGGACTTCTCCGTCATGGGCGAGGCCCTGACCTCCGGCTACATCGCCCGGGCCGACAAGGTCATGCCGCGCCAGGGCGCCCGCGCCCCGTGGAGGCTGTGGAACAACTACTACCGCGACCGCGCCATGCTCCAGAACACCCCCATCGAAGACAGTCACCTGCGCTTCGACACGGCGGGCCCGTCCCGCGCGGAAACCGAGACAGCCCCGGAGTCGACCCGCGCGGCCTGA